The Ardenticatena maritima genome includes a window with the following:
- a CDS encoding UbiA family prenyltransferase — protein sequence MAAVLRLMRAHSALGAALLVPLGGALAGANGWDGRWIPPALLAFVLAAWGNVDNDIHDVAIDRLNRPTRPLPSGALTVATARRVAATLAGVALGLGGWLGWVALTGTLAALALTAAYTRELKGRGVLGPALVGMLTMWPLAFGGLLAGDLARVWPVGAVVGALFAAREVVKTVHDRAGDAAAGVGTLAVRWGNRRALACAAVWLGVALGVAWATPFIRVVGSLAVLCMAAVFAPVWRAPLSVGTVARALAWSKVVGLLLVVGLLVWWR from the coding sequence GTGGCGGCTGTTCTGCGCTTGATGCGGGCGCATAGCGCGCTGGGGGCGGCGTTGCTGGTGCCGCTGGGGGGCGCGCTGGCGGGGGCGAACGGGTGGGATGGGCGCTGGATACCGCCCGCCCTGCTGGCGTTTGTGCTGGCGGCGTGGGGCAACGTGGACAACGATATTCACGATGTGGCGATTGACCGCCTCAATCGCCCAACGCGCCCTTTGCCGTCTGGGGCGCTGACGGTGGCGACGGCGCGGCGTGTGGCGGCCACGCTTGCCGGCGTTGCGCTGGGGCTGGGGGGCTGGCTGGGCTGGGTGGCGCTGACCGGTACACTGGCGGCGTTGGCGCTCACGGCGGCCTACACGCGCGAACTCAAAGGGCGCGGTGTGCTGGGACCGGCGCTGGTGGGCATGCTGACGATGTGGCCGCTGGCGTTTGGGGGGCTGTTGGCGGGGGATTTGGCGCGAGTTTGGCCTGTTGGCGCGGTGGTGGGGGCGCTCTTTGCCGCGCGCGAGGTGGTGAAGACGGTGCATGACCGCGCCGGCGATGCGGCGGCGGGGGTAGGCACGCTTGCCGTGCGGTGGGGCAACCGGCGCGCGCTGGCGTGCGCGGCGGTCTGGTTGGGGGTGGCGCTGGGGGTGGCGTGGGCGACGCCCTTCATCCGCGTGGTGGGGAGTTTGGCGGTGTTGTGCATGGCGGCGGTGTTTGCGCCTGTCTGGCGCGCGCCCCTGTCGGTGGGGACGGTGGCGCGTGCGCTGGCGTGGAGCAAGGTGGTGGGGTTGCTGCTGGTGGTGGGGCTGCTGGTCTGGTGGCGATGA
- a CDS encoding thioredoxin domain-containing protein — protein MQALETGGLPDNITAVSLDIDIYEDEDLLRAHTERHNFTWRFARATPDMVRELGDTFGQSVLNPPNEPVFIITPDGDIRLLRFGHKSVEDLKRELGLP, from the coding sequence GTGCAGGCGCTGGAGACCGGTGGTCTCCCCGACAACATCACCGCCGTCAGCCTGGATATTGACATCTACGAAGATGAAGACCTGTTGCGCGCCCACACCGAGCGCCACAACTTCACCTGGCGCTTTGCCCGCGCCACGCCCGACATGGTGCGCGAACTCGGCGACACGTTCGGGCAAAGCGTGCTCAACCCGCCTAATGAACCCGTTTTCATCATCACCCCCGACGGCGACATTCGCTTGCTGCGCTTTGGGCACAAATCCGTTGAAGACCTGAAACGCGAACTCGGGTTGCCCTAA